Within the Mycobacterium gordonae genome, the region CGGCGTCTCGATCGCCTACTTCGACGTCACCGCCACGCGAACCCTGCTCGACAAGGTCGTGCATACCAATCGGCAGCTCGAAACCGCCTATGAAGAACTGCAGTCCACCAACGAGGAACTCGAAACCACCAACGAAGAGCTGCAATCGATGGTCGAGGAACTCGAGACCACCAACGAGGAACTGCAGTCGACCAACGAAGAACTCGAGACGATGAATGAGGAGTTAGAGTCCGCTAACGACGAATTGCACGCCAGCAGCACCGCACTGCGGGAACGCGGCGCTCAACTGGATGAAGCGAGGAACTTCCTCGGCGCGTTGATCGCCGGGCTACCACAGGGTTTGGTGATCGTCGACCGCGAAATGCGGGTACTGACGTGGAACCGCGCCTGCGAGGACCTCTGGGGCCTACGAACCGAGGAAACGATCGGTAAGAAGCTGACCGCGCTGGATTTCGGCCTTCCGATGCAAAGCGTGCTGCCATTGGTCGGCGATGCGTTCGTGGACCCGGCCGCTTCGGGTGAGTCTGTGGTGGATGCGGTGGACCGGAGGGGTCGTCCGGCGCGGGTAAGGGTGATCTGTACCTCACTGCCCGAACCGGACGGCGACATCGCCGGTTCGTTGCTGTCGATCGAGGTCCTGGGCTGATTCGCGCCTGAATCGCGCTACGTCCGGGTCCCGCACCTCCTATCCAGTAAGCGAACCGGTTGCTCGGCATCGTTTGCCAGGTACCGGGCCCGGTAACCCGATACTGCGTGAAGATCGCCATCGTTTGGGGCGACGACGTCTGCGCCGATTACCGGGACCTCGTCGGGACCGAAGTAGAAGACGAGTGCCGAAGCCTTTGTGCGGCGTTGGCAGCCCAGGGTCACACCGTGACCGTCCACACACGCGAAAGCGTCGGCCCACCTGCACCGGCGGCCCCAGCCAAGGTGTTGCCGTTCGTCGGCGATTGGGGCGCCGAGCTCTCCGTTCAGTGGTCCAGTGAACCGCCCGACATCGTGCACAGCTTCGGCTGGCTGGGCGGACTGGCCGCACAATTGGCGGCCCGCCGCAATCAACTGGTCACCGTCCAGAGCTTTTCCGGCCTGGCCGCGACGACGTCGGGTCCGGGTCACGCACAGTCTGCCGATTCCGAGCGTGCCCGCCTCGAACCGTTGTTGATCCGTAGCGCAGCCTGGGTGACGGGCGGTAGCAGCGAAGAACTCGACGTGCTGACGAGATTGCGCCGCCATCGGGCCCGCACTTCTGTCCTGTCGACCGGGGTCGACGTCAAGCACTACACCTGCACCGATCCCAAATGGGCGGACAACTCCAGCTGCCGGATATTGCAATGTGCGCCGAACTTACAGCCCTGCAACGGCTTCGATAGAACCATTCGGGCACTGCCGCACGTTCCGGACAGCGAACTCGTCATCGCGCAGACGTCCGCCGACGACAGCCGCAACAGACGGGAGCGGGTCAAGCTCAAGCGGATGGCCGCCGAATTGGGCGTGGGCAGTCGAGTGCATTTCACCGGTTATGTTGCACCCGAGGACATTCCGTTGCTGTTCTGGTCGGCCGACATCGTCGCCTGCACCCCGAGGCTGGCACCGCGCGCCACCCCGGCACTGCGGGCCATGGCCAGTGGACGTGTCGTAGTGGGAACTACCGTGGGCGCCCTCATGGATGCCGTGATCGGGAACGTCACCGGCCTACTGGTTTCCCCCACCAAACCGTACGAACTGGTCGGGGCGTTCAAAGCGATGCAGCACCACAGTTTTCGGCGCCAGAGCATGGGTTCGGCGGGACGCTCCCGGGCGACGTCCCGCTTCACCTGGGACCGGATCGCCCAAGACGCGTTGAGCATTTATCACCAGGCGAGTCACGTGAAAACCAGCGCCATAGCTTAGGACAACGAAGATATGACAACCGCGCCATATGCCGGGGACACTGCCGACCAATCGACGGAGACTCGCCCCCCGGAGACCATCCGGTATGCGAAGTTCCATACCGGCGAATCCGAGGCGGCGAAGCGATTCTTCGCCCAGGCCTACCAACCTGGCTGGCGTACCAGCAGCCTGGCAGGTGGCTCCTCGGTCACCCATCAACGCTTCGAGTCCGCAGCCGTCACCATCGACGAGGTGCTGATCGAGGGCCGGGTGGGCTGCGAAATCCGCACTACCGACACTGCGGTGGTGATCCACCCACGTGCGGGTTCGTTGACGCTGGCCGGTGACCCGGGAAGCAGAATGGATACCCCGGTCATCGCGGCCGACGGACTACCCTGCGCCATCCAGGCGAATACGGCGCGATTTCACGTCGTGCGGATGGATCTGCGCCATCTCGCCCAGGTCGCGGCGGAGAAGACCGGGCCGCTACCCCAGCAGATCCGGTTCGCGAGCTGCCGGCCACGCTCGACGGCCGCGGCGCGGGCCTGGAACCAGGCGCTGGACTACGTCATCGCCAGCTTCTCCTACGCCGAAACCGCACAGCACCCCCTTCTCGTCAACGCGGCGGGTCAGCTACTCGGTGCCGCGTTGCTTGAGTGTTTCCCGTCGAACATGAGCGACGGCCAGGACCTGCTGCGCAATCCGTCGGTGCCGCCGACTCTGAAAGGCGCAATCTCCTTCATTCACCGCCACGCAGGAGACGGCATCGGAGTCAATGACGTCGCGGACGCACTGCGCATGACCTCCCGCGCGGTGCAGTACCTGTTCCGGCAGCACCTGGAGACCACTCCCACCGAATATCTACGGCGCGTCCGGCTGCACCATGCGCATCAGGAACTGATCAACAGCGACCGGTCCGATACCACCGTCAGCGAAGTGGCCCATCGGTGGAGCTTCGCCCACACCGGCCGGTTTGCAGCCCTGTATCGCAAGACCTACGGCCAGAGCCCGCATGCCACGCTCCAGCAGTAACTTCTAGAGCCCGTTTCGGGTGCGCAGCAACCTGTCCACCCGATCGGCCGCGTTGTCGCTCAGCACGTCCTGTGCGGTGATCTCGTCGACCACCCGCTCGGCGATGTCGCGCAACTTGACGTTGGACTCCTGTGACAGCTTCACCAGCAGATCGAATGCCGACTCGGCGTTGACGCCGTAGCGCAGCATCAGGATGCCCATCGCCTGATTGATCACCGCCCGCCGCGAATCGACGGCCAGCAGCGCCTCACTCAGGTGTTTTTGCAGGTCGGCGTCGAACTGGTCGGTGACGTCGATGTAGAAGCCGCCGATGCCGAGCAGCCGGCCGTCCGGTCCGCCGAACCGGTCCCCCACCACGACGACAACGTGCGTTTCACCGCGTGTGTCGACGATGCGGTGCCTGCTGCTGAAGGGGGCGCCGTGCCTACGCACCTGCTCGATGAGCTCTGGAACTGTCGGCCTGTCGTCGGGATGCTTGTGTTTGAGCAGTAGTTGGGTCGTCGGCTGCACGCTGCCCGGCTCATAGCCGTGCATTCGGGCAACCTCTTCCGACCACTCCCACCGGTCCTCACGGGCCAGGTAGCGAAATCTCCCCACCAGTGGCCACCGGCGACCCCTCTTTCGCCGCGAATCTGCACACACCAGGACCATAATATTCCGACCGGAGCGCCCCGGCTGAACTTCGGTGGTGGCTTGGTTCGCTTTCCGGACAAAGTCCACGAAGCGAAACGGTCTATCCAGGCCGGATCTAGGCCGACTTGGCCAGCACAGATGACCGGGACTTGTTGTCGCCCTTCGCGACTCGATGGATCATCACCCGGGTGGCCTTCTCCAGCACCCCTTGCGCCGCATCCGGGCGGTCACAGCGCACGGCACGCCGCACCGCCGCGGCAATGGTGACACCCTGCCGGTAGCCGCTGATCACCCGCGGATCGACATAGGAACTTCGAGCTACCGCAGGCGTGTTGCCCAACTCCTCGGAGACTTCCCGCATCACCGCGGCCTCGACCCGCTTGGCCACCCGCCCGCACACCGGCGGGTCAGCGTCGGCGAAGGCTGCTGCAGCCAGGACGGTGCCGTGCCAGGTCCGTAGATCCTTCACGCTGTAGTCGGAGCCGACCAACTCCTTGAACCGGGCATTGAGGTCGGCGCTGTGCACGTCGACCCATTCGGAGGCGTTGCGCCACACCAGAAATCGTCCCGCGCAGTCGGTTCTGCGTAACAACGCGCGCACCGCCCGCACCACCTGGGCGTTTTCGATCTCATACTGACGACGCACCCCGCTCTTGGCGGGGTAGTCGAAAGCGACCGCGTCGCGGCGCACCGTCACGTGCTCACAAAGCAGCGTGGCCAGGCCGTAGGACTCGTTCTCTTCGGCGTACTGCTCGCCGCCGGCGCGGAAGTAGCCGAGGTCGACCAGATGAAGGCCCAGGGCGAGAACGCGGTCGCGGGTCAGGCCCCGCCCGTCCAGATCGCGGGCAATCCGCTCGCGCCACGCCGGCAACTCCTTGGACAGCTCGAGCACCCGGTCGAATTTCTCCTCCGCCCGTTCCTGCTGCCAGCTCTGGTGGTAGAGGTACTGCCGACGCCCCGCCGCGTCGGTGCCGACGGCCTGGATGTGCCCGTTGGCGTAGGGCGAAATCCACACCTTCTTCCACGCCGGGGGTATCACCAGGTCCTTGATCCGCTGCAGCACATCGGCATCGGTCAGCCGCTCGTCATCGCGTCCGTAGTAGGCGAAACCCTTGCCGCGGCGCTTGCGGGTAAAGCCGGCCTTGGTTAAGTCACTGCGGCGCAGCCGCATCGAAATCCTCCGCTGTCCCCGACGTCGTGTCGGCTGAACGCTGGATAACCCGCTCAGCCGCCGCTCACACCTGCCGGCCGCTGGTAACCCGGCTCCCGCAGCAGACCTGCCCTTGAATAAGGAACGACCCGCCACTGCACTGTGGCGGGCCGTTGCCTCATGACCGGAATCAGCCGGCCATGAATTCCTGGTAGGCCGATTCCAGGTTCGGCGGCAATGCGGAGACGTTGCACTGACGTTCCGTGTCGCCGATTGGCGCCAGAATTCCGCGCAGGTCGTAGTACTCGTTGGGGTGCGCGGTGAAGTAGCCCCGAAGGTTGGCTGCGGCTTCTCCGCGCGGCTGCCCGAATGCCGCCGTGACCGCCTGGTTGGCGCCCGGGTGGCCGGCAAGGTACTGCTCGGCCGCGCCCCGCGCCGAAGTGACGGTGGAGTTGACGCCCTGCGGGCTGCAGTCGGGCGCCGCCGCGGCCGACGGCGCGCCGACGATACCCATGGCGATTCCCCCGAGCAGACAACCGGCGCTGATACCCGCGACGCGGTGGCGAGCGACGATACTGCTGAATTTCATGATGTTTGTTCCTCCGAATGAGTGAACCGATCGTTGGGGTCCCGATCCCCTGAAATCCAAGGTAGCGGAAGGCAAAAGCAACCAATGGCGAAGTCAATGGTCAGAAAACGAAGGACGTGCGGCGGCGCTGATGAATATGTGACACATGAAACTCACGTGGCATACTTAGCCGATCAAATAAGCCAGAAAATCGCCAAAAAATGAGTATTCTTAGAAAAAGTCTTGAACTCTAAGGAGGCCATGATCCCATTTCGTGACAGAAATGTTATCCGTGTCCGCCCGTCTACCGGTTGAGTTTGCCTTCACGCGCACCGGTCAGGGCGTCGTCCAGCGTCGGATACAGCGGAAAAGTCTTGTCCAGGCCGGTCAGATGAATCGGCCGTCGCGTCGCCGGTCCCCGCGCCACCACACCGAACTCCGCCGCGTCGCCGAGTTTCTCGCAGGTTGCGGCCAGGATCTTCAACCCCACCGACCCGAGGAACTCCACTCCGGACAGATCGATGATCAGCGCGGACGGGTTGTTGACCGCCACGCCGCCGATGGCCTCCTCCAGAGCCGGAGCGGTCACCAGGTCGATTTCGCCGCCAATGCTGAGTACAACGATTCCGTCATGGTCGGCGACCGTGGCGGTGATCGAATCAGGAGCTGACAACTGGCGATCCTTCAGTCCGGGCCTCATGAGTCGGCGAGTGTGCTGCAAGCCTAACCTGCCGTGCTTACCGCAAGAAGTAGAAGACCTCAACACGTCCCTCGTCACAGCTCAAGCTACTCTCCCCATAGAGGCCTGCGGTGGGCTAGGAGGGGCGCATGTCAGATTTGCCGTCAGAATCCAGCAGCACCGGTAACAGCGTCTCCTCCGAAGGTTTGCTGCCGCAACTCGTCCAACACCTGCGGCGAAATCGGACAGCGCTGCGCGAAGAGTGGGCCCGCCGGATCACCGAGGCCGAGCTGTTGACCGCGATGACGCCGGAGGAGATCTTCTCCGAGGCGACCGCCGTCTACGACAACTACGTCGAGGTCCTCGAGACCGGTAGCGTCGAGGCGCTACAGGACTACGCCCGCGACCTCTCCGAACGCATCATCCCGCGCGGCGTGGAGACCGATGAGGTGCTGGGCATCGTGCTGCTGCTGCGCGACGTGCTGGCGCGGTCGCTGTTCGAGAAGTACCAGGCGGAATTCGACATGCTCAACCGGGTGCTCGACGCCTACGAGCCGGCGGCCAACCGCATCGCCAACACGGTGGGCGTCAGCTTCGTGCAGGAACGCGAGCGCATCATCCGCCAACAGCAGGAGGCCATCCGCGAGCTGTCCACGCCGGTGTTGCAGGTTCGCGAACAGCTGCTGATTCTGCCGATCATCGGGGTGCTCGACAGCCAGCGAGCCCGGCAGGTCACCGAGCAACTGCTGCGCGCCATTCGCGCCAATCGCGCGAAGGTGGTCGTCATCGACATCACCGGCGTCCCCACCATCGACTCCACGGTGGCCAACCACCTGGTGCAGACCGTCGACGCGTCGGGTCTGATGGGCGCCAGCGTCATCATCACCGGCCTGTCCTCCGAGATCGCCCTGACCCTGGTGACCATCGGACTGGACCTGTCGAAGATGAACGCCGTCGGCGACCTGCAGGGCGGCATCGAGGAAGCCGAGCGCTTGCTCGGGTACGAAGTCACCCGCACCGGCGAATAGTCCGGCGAGAAGTCCATGCCCGTACCCATTTTGAAGCAGGGCGCGATCCTGATCGCCACTGTGCAGGCCGCCCTTACCGACTCCGACACCGAACGGTTGCGTGAAGACCTGATGGAGCGGGTCAGCCGGTTCCGCGCTCAGGGGATCGTCGTCGACGTCACGGCCATCGACGTGATGGACTCCTTCGCGGCCCGGTCGCTGCGCACGATCGCGCACATGACCCGGTTACGCGGGGCGACCACGGTGATCGTGGGTCTGCAACCCGAGGTGGCGTTTGCCATGGTGCAGTTGGGGCTGGCCTTCGACGACATGAGCACCGCCCTCGACCTCGAAGAGGGCATAGCCCTGCTGAACAAGGAATTGGGGCTGGGGCTGGGCAAATCGATGATCGGGCGCGACGGTGGCGGCTGAGACGGTGGTCGCTATCAACACCTCCGACGACATCGTCGCTGCCCGCAAAGCCGGCCACCAGCTCGCGCTGGAACTGGGGTTCTCGTTGACCGACGTCACCATGATCGCCACCGCGATCTCGGAGATCGCCCGCAATATCACCAGCTATGCCGGACACGGTGAGGTACGGGTCGCCGTCGACGAGCGAGAGGGACGCAAGGCGCTGGTGGTGCGCGCCGCGGACGAAGGCCCCGGGATCGCCGACATCGACCGTGCGATGGAGGACGGATACACCACCGGTCGCGGACTCGGCATGGGTTTGCCGGGAGCGCGGCGGCTGATGGATCGCCTGGTCGTGGAGTCATCACTCGGCCGCGGCACGGTCATCGAGATGTGGAAGTGGGTGCCGGCGCGTGCCTGACCGCGCCCGGTCGGCGGGTCGTTTCGGACCCATCGAGTGGGCGGCGGCGAGTCGCCCCCGCCCAGGCGAGCAACTGTGCGGCGACCAGGTCATCGCGGTCGACGTCGACGGTGCGGCAGCGCTGTTCGGTGTGCTGGACGGCCTGGGCCACGGACCAGCCGCCGCCGGCGCCGCGCTCGCGGGCGTCGAGGCGCTGACCAGGGCCCGTGGGGAGCGGCTGGAGGTACTGGTCGCGCTCTGCCACCGGGTGCTGACCGGTACCCGGGGCGCCGCGATGTCGTTGGCTCGCATCGATTTTCAGAGCAGCAAGCTGAGCTGGACCGGGATCGGCAATGTCCGCGCGAACTTGCTGGCCAAGAGCGTCAGTGGCGTCCAAGTCCGATCCAGCGCCCGGTTGGTCGGCGGCATCGTGGGCTACCGGATCCCGGAAACCCGCCCCGCCCAGGTGGTTTCGATGCGCACCGGCGATCTGCTGGTCATCACCAGCGACGGCATCTCCGACGACTACGTCGACCATATCGACTTCGCGGCTTCCGCTGTTGACATCGCAGAGCAGGTGCTGGAAAAGCATGCCAAGGAATCCGACGACGCCATGGTGCTGACGGCACGCCACCGGGGTATCTCGACATGACCTACACCGACGACTTTCACGACCAGTACCGGGCGGCGCTGCGGGCGTACCTAAAGACCCGCAACGAGGACAGCCTGGCAGTGGGGCACGAACTCGGCCGCAGGGCTCTGCAGGAACAGATCAGCATGCTCGACATCATCGAGAACACCTTCTGGCTGCTCGACGAACTCTCCAAGACCGAACCGGTCGACCGCGGCACCGCACTGGAGTTCGTGCTGCAGACACTGGCGCCCTTGGACGTCGCAACCCGCGGGTTCATCGACGGCACAAGGCGATACGCGCAGGAACGGGCGCGCGCCGAAGACCTTGCCGACCGGGACAGGTTCCGGACGGCGCTGGTGAACTCGCTACAGGAGGGATTCTTCGTCGCCGACGAGCACGGCGCCGTCGTGGAGGTCAACAACGCCTTCGCCGATATTCTCGGATACGGCGCGGCGGGTTTGCCGTATCCGTGGCCTCAGCCGTGGCTGGTGGACAGGGAAGGCACGTACCAGGAGCAGCAGCGGGTCCGTGAGTTGGGCAGTGCCGACTACGAGATCCCGGTCCGCCATCAGGACGGGCACCTGGCCTGGGTGGCCGTGAGCATCAACGCGGTTCGCGATCCAGACGGTGGACCCGCCGTATACGTCGGAACGGTCCGCGACGTCACCGCACAGCGGGCCTTCGCCGCCCGGGAAAGCGCGGTGATGCGCTTGGCCACATCCGTCAGCGTGGCCAAGAGCGTGGCCGAGGTGCTCGAGATCACCCTCGACGAGAGCCGCACCGCGGTCGACGTAAGCCGCGTCGTCGCGGTGATGTGGCCGTCCGGCGAAGGCGAACCCACCGTCGTGACGGCCGGGGACCCCCCTGAATCTAGCTGGCGCGCAATGGATCCACTGCTGTGCGAGATCTTCCAGGACTCCCGGCACCAGCTGCCGCTGACCGCGAAGACGGTCGAGTGCCCGGATAGTCCCGGCCGGGCACAGGGTTTGGTCGCCATGCTGTCCGGCGCCGGGGACGTGGCCCTGTGGCTGGAACTGGCTTCACCCCGCTGGGTGAGCGCCGAGGACAAGCTGCTGGTGACGATGCTCATCGGTCACTTGAGCCTGGCCATCCAGCACGTCCGGCAGTTCGAGGCCGCACGGGTGACTTCGATGACGCTGCAACGGGCGATGCTCCCGCCGATGACGCCGCCGCCCGGCTTTGCGGTGCGCTATGAGCCGGCGGTGCCGCCGCTGGAGATCGGCGGCGACTGGTACGACGTACTGGAGATCGACGAACGCCGCATCGGCATCGTCGTCGGAGACTGTGTGGGCCGCGGTTTGCCGGCAGCCGCGATCATGGGCCAGCTGCGCAGTTCCGCGCGGGCTTTGCTGCTCACCGGCGCCAAACCCGCCGTGCTGCTCGAACAACTCGACGCTGCGGCGTCGCTGATTCCCGACGCGTACTGCACGACGGTGTTTCTGGCGATACTCGACACCGAATCCGGCGTGCTCGAATACAGCAACGCCGGTCACATGCCCGCCGTGCTCGTCAAGAGCGAAGCCGGCGCACCCACCGAGACGATGCTGCTCACCGGCGCCAGTTCGGTACCGCTTGCGGTGCGGCGCAACGAAACTCGACCGCAGGCTGCCGAGCTGCTGCCGCCGGGCTCGATGCTGATGTGGTTCACTGACGGTTTGGTGGAGCGCCGGCACGAGTCCATCGACGACGGGCTCGCCCGCGTCGCGGCTGTTCTGACGGATGCGATCGGACTGCCCATCAGCGCCGTCGCCGACGCGGTGCTGGACCAGTTGGCGCCGGCCGGGGGATACGACGACGACGTCGCCATGGTCGTCTACCGGCATCGGCTGGCACCACTGCGCATCGAGACCAAGGCCATCGCAGAAAACCTGGCGCCTATCCGTTGGGCGTTGAGTTCCTGGCTGGGCGCCGCGGAGATCTCGGAGCTGCAAGCCGCCGACATCGTGCTGGTCATCAGTGAGGCCTGCACCAACTGCGTCGAGCACGCCTACGAAGGACACGAGGTCGGGACCATGCTGCTGGAGATGACGGGGACCGCCAACGAGATCCGTGCGCGGATCGCCGACTCGGGGTCGTGGAAGCCACCTGCCGCCGACCCGGGTAACGGCGGCCGCGGCCTGCCGCTGATGAAGGTCATGAGCGAGTCGATGCAGATCGACAACCGCCCGGACGGCACCGCCGTCGACGTCGTCTTTCGTTTGCCTGCCCGCTAGCGGGGTAAAACATCGTGGTGACCCACACGTCGATCACCGTTGAACCCGCCCTGCCGGCGGCACACGGTCCGCTGTCGACGGCCGTGCGCCGGATTCTGACCACGCCGGCCTTGCGCGAGCCGTCGAGCCGCGTCGGGGCGTCGGTGCGCGACTCCGATCCCTACGGCCTGGACCTGCAGCTGGCGTTGTACATGTGCTACGAGTTGCATTACCGCGGTTTCGCGTCGGTGGATCCGGGTTGGGAATGGAATCCCGGCCTGCTGGCGCTGCGGGCAGAACTGGAACGCGTGTTCTTGTCTGGCGTTCGCCGCGACGTGGGACCCATCGACGCCGGTCACACCGCCGCGGCGGAGATGGAAGCGCTGACGATCGAGCCCAAGAGCGGCACCGGCCCGTCCTACTATCTTCGGGACAGCGGGACCTGGGAGCAGATGCGCGAGTACTTCGTCCATCGCTCGCTGTATCACCTCAAAGAGGGCGATCCGCACGCGTTTGCGATACCGCGCCTGACCGGCACCGCCAAGGCGGCGTTCGTCGCGATCGAGTTCGATGAGTACGGCGCCGGCCGGGGTCCGCGGATGCATCAGCAGCTGTTCGCGGACCTGTTGATCGCGGCGCAACTGGATTCGACCTATCTCGGCTATCTGGACGCGGTCCCGGCCGAGTCGCTGGCAGCGGTCAATCTTATGTCGATGTTCGGCCTGCACCGGCGGTTGCGCGGGGCCGCGGTGGGGCACTTCGCTTCCATCGAGATCACCTCGCCGCCGGGTTCCCGCCGCATGGTCGACGCGCTGCAGCGGATGCAGGCGCCGGAGGCCTGCGCGCACTTCTACCGCGAGCACGTGGAAGCCGACGCGGTCCATGAGCATGTGGTGCGCATCGACGTGGTCGGCGATCTGCTGGCCCGTGAACCTCAACTGGACAGCGACGTCGTCTTCGGCATTCGCGCGCACGCCGCTGTCGAAGACCGGCTGGCCGACGCGCTGATGACCGCCTGGCAGCAGGAACGATCGTCGCTGCGGCGGCCGCTGAGCTGAGTCAATGCTCCGCGTTCAGTAGGCCCTCGACTTTGGGGCCGCGGCATCTGCGGTGGCTGGTGTCGCACAGCGGGTAGTCCTGGCTGCGCCGGCATGTGCACACGGCAACCATGAAGCGATCGGACTCGATCACGTCACCGTTGGGCGTCTCGATCCGCGCCGGTCCAGAAACCAGCACCGGCCCGTTGGGTATCACCTGTACGCGGGTAGTGCTCACGGCTTGTCTGCCCGGATCACCACGATCTTCTCCTTCTGGCAGCCGCGCGCTACGAAACCGGCCTGCTCCAGCCATTGTGCTCGGGCGGTCAACACCGGCCCGTACGGAATCAGCTGAGATGCAACGACATCGGCCTGGAGCCCGGTCGCCCGCAACGATTCCAAGGTCTGCTCGACACCTGCGAGAGCCGAGTGCACCAGCAACAGCGACCCGCCGTCCGCCAACAGCTTCGACGCTGACCCGCACAACGGGTCCAGTACCAGACGCCCGTCGGGGCCGGCGTTGTAGGCGCGGGACGGGCCGGCAATCGAGGCGATCGCGCCCGTGTCGTCACGGGGCGGGGTCGGCACATAAGGCGGGTTGGACACCACGACGTCGAACGGGCCCTGGTCCAGAGCCTTCACCCAAGATCCTTGCCGC harbors:
- a CDS encoding HemK2/MTQ2 family protein methyltransferase, with translation MTTTYSVPAETLVAERVYQPQYDSYLLVDTMRRTGLIPGRRVLDLCTGSGFVAIAAAEMGCASVTAYDICPSAVNYSRGNAAGAGVDVDVRQGSWVKALDQGPFDVVVSNPPYVPTPPRDDTGAIASIAGPSRAYNAGPDGRLVLDPLCGSASKLLADGGSLLLVHSALAGVEQTLESLRATGLQADVVASQLIPYGPVLTARAQWLEQAGFVARGCQKEKIVVIRADKP
- a CDS encoding iron-containing redox enzyme family protein, with amino-acid sequence MTHTSITVEPALPAAHGPLSTAVRRILTTPALREPSSRVGASVRDSDPYGLDLQLALYMCYELHYRGFASVDPGWEWNPGLLALRAELERVFLSGVRRDVGPIDAGHTAAAEMEALTIEPKSGTGPSYYLRDSGTWEQMREYFVHRSLYHLKEGDPHAFAIPRLTGTAKAAFVAIEFDEYGAGRGPRMHQQLFADLLIAAQLDSTYLGYLDAVPAESLAAVNLMSMFGLHRRLRGAAVGHFASIEITSPPGSRRMVDALQRMQAPEACAHFYREHVEADAVHEHVVRIDVVGDLLAREPQLDSDVVFGIRAHAAVEDRLADALMTAWQQERSSLRRPLS
- a CDS encoding CDGSH iron-sulfur domain-containing protein, which translates into the protein MSTTRVQVIPNGPVLVSGPARIETPNGDVIESDRFMVAVCTCRRSQDYPLCDTSHRRCRGPKVEGLLNAEH